One part of the Denticeps clupeoides chromosome 16, fDenClu1.1, whole genome shotgun sequence genome encodes these proteins:
- the immp1l gene encoding mitochondrial inner membrane protease subunit 1, which produces MFRRTLGKALGFVGYTIQYGCIAHCAFEYIGEFVACSGPSMEPTITNHDVVFSERMSRHLFRIDKGDIVIVKSPSDPKINICKRVIGLEGDKICTSSPTDFFKTHTYVPKGHVWLEGDNLQNSADSRSYGPVPYALIQGRVCIKLWPLHNFGPLNQRPHDRIK; this is translated from the exons ATGTTTCGCCGCACACTTGGGAAGGCGTTGGGATTTGTTGGTTACACCATCCAGTATGGATGCATTGCACATTGTGCTTTTGAGTACATTGGAGAGTTTGTCGCT TGTTCTGGGCCATCCATGGAACCAACTATCACAAACCACGATGTGGTGTTCTCAGAGAGGATGAGCAGACACCTTTTCAGGATAGATAA GGGcgacattgtcattgtcaaaagtCCCTCCGATCCGAAGATAAACATCTGTAAAAGAGTCATAGGCTTGGAAGGTGACAAGATCTGCACGAGCAGTCCCACTGACTTCTTCAAAACTCACACTTAT GTACCAAAAGGGCATGTCTGGCTAGAAGGGGATAACCTTCAAAATTCTGCAGATTCCCGAAGTTACGGCCCAGTTCCATATGCCTTAATCCAGGGACGTGTCTGCATAAAG ctCTGGCCACTGCACAACTTTGGGCCTTTAAACCAACGTCCACATGACCGGATTAAATGA